AACAAAATTACTGAATTTTTCCTTCAGTAAAAAGAATGCAAATAATGCTGCAAATACAGGTTCAAATGAATATATAATACCTGCTTTTGTTGGACTAACCACTTTTTGAAATTTCGTTTGTAAACCAAAATTAACACACGTAGCAAGTAAAGAAGTATAAAGAATTCCAGTCCACAAATTTGGAGTTAATTTTATTGTTAACAATTCAAGAGAAGAAAAATGAAAAAAGATAGACATCATTAAAGCAAAAAATGATACTGTAATTAGTTGACTAAAAAATAAAATCCAGAAATCATGCTTCGGCGAAATTATATCCATGTAAACAACATGAAGTGCAAAGAACAGAGCACAAATTAAAGTAAGAGCATCTCCAATATTAAATGAATTTCCAAATTCTGATATAAAATTGTTTATAGAACTCCCGCTACTTGATAAGAATAATATTCCAGTAAAAACCAATATAGTTCCAATCATTGCACCTTTTGTTGGAATTTTTTTTTCAATTATTAATTGCAAGAAAGGAACCATAACTACAAGAGAACCTGTAATGAATCCAGACTTTGTAGCAGTTGTATATTTAAGACCAATTGTTTGAAATAGAAAACCTAAAAAAAGAAAGAGACCAAGAAATATTCCTCCCATAAAAGCATTCTTATTAATCTCTCTCTTTTTGATTAACAATATTAGAAAAACAATCAATGAAGCAATACTAAAGCGGATAGTAATAAAAAGCATTGTTGAAATATCACTTAGAGATTCTTTCACAATTACAAAAGTACCTCCCCAGATAACAGTCATTAATAAAAGTGCACCTTCTCCTAAAAAGTGTATGGATTTTTTTCTGCTTGAATCATTCATTTTGTTTTTATGATTTTAATTGATGATATAACCACAATTATTCTTCTGGTGGGACATATCCAAAAGCTTTAAGAAGATTAGGTTTCGAACGCCACTTTTCTCTAACTTTAACAAATAATTCCAGATAAACTTCTCTTTGCAAAAATCTCTCAATCGATTCACGTGATAGTTTTCCCAATTTCTTTATTAATTCACCATCTTTACCAATTATAATTGGTTTTTGAGAATCTTTTTCAACAATAATTACTGCTCGAATATAATCTTTCCCTTTACTTCTTTCTTTAAATTCTTCTACAACAACTTCAGTACTATAAGGAACTTCTTCATGATACATTTCAAATATTTTTTCACGAATTATTTCTGATACAAAAAATCTTTCATTTTCATCACTTAATTGATCATCTGGATAATACTTGGGATGTTCAGGTAAATATTCCACTATAGTATCAATAACATTTTGAAGATTATAACCTTCTGTAGCAGAAATCGGAATGATTTTTTCAAAGAATTTTTTTTCGCTCAATGAATTAATTAAATTCTCTACGACTTGTTGACTAACTAAATCCACTTTATTTATTAAAAGAATTTTCTTGATTTTTTTGTCTTTAAGAATTTCAAAAACTTTTTCGTCCGATAAAGTTTTTTCACCAGTTGGGTCATTATGCACATCGATCATAAACAAAATCAAATCTGCATCTTTTGCTGCCGAAACTACATATTCAAGCATTCTTTCCTGTAACAAATATTCTGGATTTAATATACCAGGTGTATCCTGAAAAATTATCTGATAATTTTCTGTTGAAAGTATTCCAATAATTTTTTTTCTTGTTGTTTGTGGCTTACTTGTTGTAATTGATAATTTTTCTCCAATAAGTGCATTCATTAATGTAGATTTACCTACATTTGGCTTACCAATTATTGAAACAAATCCAGCTTTAACAGCCATAAATTTTTCTCCTAATTTATGGTTCAAATATAATATCAATAATTAGAACTTATTCTACAAAACACAAAAAGTATAAGAGAATATTAAAATAATTTTGATCTTTTTGAAAAATAACTTAACAATGCTTTATCGAATGGAGTTGTGGTTTCAAGAAGATTATATTCAATACCATAATTTAAACATTCTGTCTTAAATCGATTAATAAATTCTTGCATTGATTCCTGATATGCTTTTTGAATAAAATATGGTTGAGTAGTAATTTCTTCGCCTGTTTCGATATCAACAAAAATAGAATCTCTATCAAAATTAAAATTCTTTTCAACTGGATCAAGAATTTGAAAAACAATAACTTCATTTTTTTTATAATGAATATGCTTAAGTGTTTTCATTATCGAATCAAACATGTCAGTCTTAATATTATCCTGCTGTGGTTGAGTAAAATCAAAAAAGTCCGAGATTATAATTGTCAAACCTCTTTTATTAATTTTATTGACTAAAGGATCGATACATTTCGAAGTTAATGTTTTACCAGAAGGATTTACTTTCAACAATTCAAGAAATAAAGTTTTTAAATAAACATTATTAGATTTTGGTGGAAGAAAAGAATGCACATGATCTGAATAAGTTGCAAGTCCAACTGCATCTTGCTGATTAATCATTATATAACTCAATGCAGCAGCAAGAGTAATTGCATATTCAAGTTTAGTAACCTGTGCGTTGTATTTAAAATTCATAGAATTACTTGCATCAAGAAAAATATGGCAAATTAAGTTTGTTTCTTCTTCATACTGTTTAATAAAAAATTTTTCTCTTTTAGCATATACTTTCCAGTCAAGATTTTTAAGTGAATCTCCCTGCATATAAGGTCTATGCTCGCTAAATTCAACACTAAATCCATGATATGGACTTCTATGTAAACCTATCATAAAACCTTCAACTATCATTCGAGCTCTTAATTCAAGATTTTCTATTTTGGCAATAATAGAAGGATCAAGAAATGATTTAATATCAGTTTTTTTTAGCATTTGAATTCATCTTTTTTGTTAAAATTTCTTCGGGAGATTTACCTAAATTTTCAAGTTCAAGTTTAACAGAGTTTGTTAGTTCACTATTATTGAAATTTTTCAGAAACAATTCATAATAATATTTTGCTGAATCAAGTTTATTCAACTCATTGGCAAAAATAAAACCAGTAACAAACAAAGCTCTTTCTGCTTCAGGAAAATTTTTATAATTACTGAATATTTTTTTATAGCAATCAATAGCTTTTCTTAATGATTCTTCTTTACCTAAATTGGGAATTAAATTCGAGTGATACAATTTCGCTATTTCATAAATTGCCTGTGGAGATAATTTACTTTCAGGATATTTTTCTAATAACTTTTCCATTTCACTTAAAGCTTCGGTATATTTTTTTTCTTTTATACTTAACATTATTTTATCAAAATATTCTTTATCACTTTTTTGTGTACAGTTAATTAAAAATAATAATGCCAATACTGGTAGATATAACTTCACTTTCATAAACACCTCATAAATATTATAAATTCTTAAGATAAATATACAATCAAAATTTATAGGTTAAAAACATCTTTATGAAGGAGATAATGCAATTAAATTATCGAGAGCATTAGCTATTTAAATGCATTTTTAATGAATCGCCTCTGGATGTGGATATTTTTCTACCTATTGATTCAATTTGAAGTTGTAAACAAGAGCGACAGGATTTAGGATCATCCGACATGCACTTTCTATTAGCATAAATTTGATATTGTTCTCTATAAGGAAATGGTGTAAAATCTGGCATTACAACATTGGCACCTGCTTTTAATCCTTTAATTCTTCCATCTTCATCAATTGTAGCAAGAGCTGTAGTAGCTGGTATATGGACTGATTTTAAAACTATTCTTGCCACTGCCATTGTTTTTAATGTTAATTCAACACTTGCTGGTTTTTTATTACGATAAGGAGTGAATGGAGAAGGAATAAAAGGACCAAAAGCAGCCATATCCAGATCAAGTTCTTTACACAATAAAATATCATCTGCAATATCTTCTATTGTTTGCATTGGCAGACCAATCATATTTCCAGAACCAACCTGATAACCAAGTTTCTTGAGAAACTTCAAATGGGCAATTCTTTCATTCAATTGTTGATGCAAATGATAGATTGAATAAAGTTTTGGATTTGCAGTTTCATGTTTCAATAAATATCGATCGGCACCTGCTATTCTCCAGGTTTGATATTCATCAAAACCTCTTTCTCCCAGACTTAAAGTAATAGCCACATCTGCTATTTGTTTAATAGAATAAATTATATATGCAATTAAATCAGTGTCGTAATAATTATCTTCTCCAGATTGTAAAACGATTGTAAAAATTCCGGAATTAATAATTTGTTTAGCAGTTTCAATAATTTCTTCTGGAGACATTCGATAACGCTGGAGTTTAGTATTGTCTGCTCTTAATCCACAATAAAGGCAATTTTGTTCACAATAATTTGAAAAATCTATAATGCCTCGAAGATGAACCTCGTCGCCACAATATTTTGCTCTTACCTCATCAGCTCTATTAAAGAGTTTTTGTAAATCTCTTTCATCTGATAGATTAAGAAGAAAAATAATTTCCTCTTTAGACAATTCATCTTTATATAAAATTTTCTCAAGATTCATTTTTATTAGCTTAATTGTAAAATATTTTAGAAGTAAACATCTCTCTCGCCAGCATCAACTCTTTCGATCATTTTAATGGCTTTTGTTTTCGTAGGTCCATCTAATTTTTCTATTTCTTTTTGAATGAAATCATTAGCAATTTTTTTTGTTTCTTCAGATGCATAATCAATAATATATTCTTTAAAAGTCGAAAGAGCATTAGGTGAACACATAAAATGAATTGTTCCAGATTTAGCAAATTCCATAAATCTATCGCCTGTTCTTTGAGAACGATAGCAAGCAGTACAAAAGCTTGGCAAAAATCCAAGCTGGCAACAATCTCTTACAACTTCATCAAGCGAACGATGATCACCAAGCTGGAACTGTTGCATTTCATATTCATTTAAACTTTCCTGAGATTCCCGGTAAGCCCCCGGTGATGTTCTACTTCCAGCACTAATTTGTGAAACACCTAAACTAAATAATTCGCGTCTAAGTTCAGGTCTTTCTCTTGTAGATAGAATAATTCCAGTATAGGGAACTGCAAGTCTTAAAACTGCAACTATTTTTTTAAATGATAAATCATCAACAGCAAAAGGTGGTTTATGAGAAACTGGTGCATTCAGAGCTGGTTCGAGTCGTGGGACAGAAATTGTATGTGGACCAATTCCATATTTTTCATCAAGATTAAAAGCATGACTTAACATAGCGAGAGTTTCAAATTTATAATCCGTTAGACCAAACAATGCTCCAATTCCTACATCATCAATACCTGCTTGTAGAGCTCTATCCATTGCATAAAGTCTCCATGCAAAATCTTTTTTAGGTCCATCAGGATGCATTTTTACATAAGTTTCGTAATGATAAGTTTCTTGAAAACACTGATAAGTACCAATACCAAAACTTTTTAGTGTTTTGAAACCATCAATTGATAAAGGTGCAACATTAACATTAATTCTTCTAATATTACCTCCATTAATATGAACCTCGTACATAGTTCTAATAGCTTCACCAATGTAATCAAGAGAAGAATTTTTCAAACTTTCACCTGCAACAAGCAAAATTCTTTTATGACCCTGTTTAACCAAGAATTCCGTTTCACCTTTTATTTCTTCAATTGATAATGTTTTTCTTTTAAGCTCTTTATTATCTCTTCGAAAAGCACAGTATAAACAATTATTTACACATGCATTTGTTACATATAATGGTGCAAAAAGGACAAGGCGACTTCCATAGATTTTTTCTTTAACTTCTTTTGCTGTATAGAATAATTCTTCAAGAAGTTCTTTATCTTCAATATTCAGTAGTGCGGCACTTTCTCTGAGTGTTAATCCCTTAGCTTCTTTTGCCTTTTGAATAATATCTTTCTGTAATTCTTTTTCTTTTAGACTTTCATCTTTTAATAAAGAGAAAATATAATCTTCATTTATAAATTCCATATGCCCACCTTTTTATTAATGTCTTTGAACAATAAATATACCAGTTACAAATAATCAAAAAATGTAATAAAATTTAGCTTTATTGAATATTTTTCTTAAAAAAGAGAAAGGGATTTAATGCTTATTCTAAATTCTAAGCAAAGTTTTATGAGGTTTTATTTAACAGCACTATCAAGAATTTCAATAGAACTATTAGAAGAATTAAGTGAGCATTTAACTCCAAATGGGAAAGTTATTTTTTCTTTTACATGACCATACCTGACATTGTATAAAACAGGCATTTTCATCTTACCAAAATAATCCAGAATCACTTCGTTAAGAGTTAAAGTTTTCTTATCTGGATCATGTTCATAACAGTTAATGAAATCACCTAATATGACACCACTAATTTGTTCAAAAACTTTAGCAAGTTTTAGTTGATTTAACATCCTATCTATTCTATAAGGTTCCTCATTAATATCTTCTAATACTAAAATTGAACCTTTTAATTGTGGAAAATATTCAGTACCCATTAACGAAGTAAGTAAAGTAAGATTGCCCCCTAATATTTTTCCCTGTGTTTTTCCTTTAGACAATACAAAAAATTTTTCACCTTTTGGATTTTGAATTTTTCCAATTTTTTTATTTGATGTTATTACTCTCCAGAAAAATTCTTCTGTAAAAGGATCTATCTCATCCTGAAAATCAACTGCAACCATTGGACCTGAAAAAGTAATTAATTCACATTTTGTATAAAATGCTAATTGTAAAGCATTAATATCGCTATGACCAACAAAAATTTTAGGATTATTCCGAATAATTTTATAATCTATTTTGTTAAGAAGGCGAGTAGAACCATAACCACCACGTAGAGTAAAAATTGCTTTAATATTTTTATTTTTAAACATTTCATGAAGATCAGATAATCTTTCTTCGTCAGTGCCAGCTAAATAACCTCTTTGTTTGCCTACATTTTTTCCAACTTCAACTCTGTAACCTAATTTTTCAAGGTAAGAAACTCCTTTGTCAATCTTTGACAAATCGTCTGGTGAAGAGGCAGGAGAAATAATTCCAATTACATCTCCTGTTCTCAGTCTTTCAGGTTTGACAATACCCATTAAAGTTTCTTTGAATTTATGTTAAATATAAAAAAAGTAAAATCTAAAGCAAAGAAATTTTTTATTTAAATTTTATGCGATTGGAGGGTAAATTTTAATGAATAAGTTAATCAATTTTTAAAAAATCAACTAAAATATTTATTTATATAAGAAACTTGAGATATAATATTAAATAAATTAGTCTTCACTTTTTTTCTCGAGCTTTTGAAGTTTCTTTTGATGAGTTACAATTTTTGCTTCGACATAAAAGACCAGATCTTCAGCAATGTTTGTTGCATGGTCGGCTAATCTTTCTATATGGCGAGTTAATACAATAAGATGAGCTGCAGGTTCAATCAAGTTTGGGTCTGCTTGCATTTTTGAGACTAATAATTTAAATGCCTGTTTATTTAAGTTATCTACAATTTCATCATTTTTAATTACATTCTCTGCAAGCTGGCTATCACCGTAAATAAATGAATCAATTGCCTGTTTAAGCATTAATCTTGCTTGTTTTCCCATTTCATTTATTTGAGATTCTATTATTAATGAATTATAATCTTTCGTCTTTTTTATTCGTTGAGCAATATTAACTGCAATATCACCACATCGCTCAAGTTGATTATTAATCATCATTGCAGATATAATAAATCTCAAATCTGCAGCAACTGGTTGAAACAGTGCAAGTAAATTTTCGCATTGCACCTGAATTAAGTTATCATAAGCATCAATTTCAATATCTTTTGCTTTAATACCCTTACACATTTCAACATTACCAGTTTCAAGTGCATTAATCACTCTTTCAACCTGTTCATCAACAAGCGAAGCCATTCTTATTAAATTTGTTTTCAAGCTTTCAATCTCGTTCATAAAATGTTGTTGCATAATAAACTCCTTTTCTTAAATTATAAATTAACCAAATCTTCCACGAATATAATCATCTGTTTGTTTTTTTTCTGGAGCAGTAAAAATTTTTACAGTTTCTCCATATTCAATAAGATTTCCCATATAAAAAAATGCAGTATAATCACTCACTCTTGAAGCCTGTTGCATATTATGTGTAACAATAACAATTGTATAATTTTCCTTCAATTCAAAAATTAAGTCTTCAATTTTAGTAGTAGAGATTGGATCAAGAGCACTTGCTGGTTCGTCCATTAAAAGAATTTCAGGTTCAACAGCAAGAGCACGTGCAATACAGAGTCTTTGTTGTTGTCCACCACTTAAAGAAAGACCACTTTTTTTAAGATTATCTTTAACTTCGTCCCACAATGCTGCTTTTCGTAAACTATTTTCTACAATTTCATCTAATTTGTCTTTATTTCGAATACCATTTATTTTAGGTCCATATGCAACATTATCATAAATTGACATTGGGAATGGATTTGACTTTTGAAATATCATTCCTATTCTTTTTCTAAGTTCAACAACATCGATTCTATCTTTGTAAATATTTTTTTCATCAATAATTACATCACCTTCTATTTTGACATTTTCTATTAAATCGTTCATTCTATTCAAACATCTCAGAAATGTAGATTTACCACAGCCTGATGGTCCAATTAAAGCAGTAACTTTTTTTTCTTTTATATTAATTGATACGTTATTCAAAGCTTTAAGCTTTCCATAATATAGATTCAGGTTATTTACTTTTATTTTATAGTTATCAACGCTCATCCAAATCTTCCTGATATATATTCTTCTGTTTGTTTATGATCTGGATTAGTAAATATCTTTTTTGTATCAGAAAATTCTATTAATCTACCCAAATAGAAAAACGCAGTATAATCACTAATTCGTGCTGCCTGTTGCATATTATGAGTTACAATAATTATTGTATAATCTTTTTTTAACTCATAAATAAGATCTTCAATTTTTATAGTTGCAATTGGATCAAGTGCACTGGTTGGTTCATCCATTAAAATTACATCTGGGTTAACAGCAAGAGTTCTGGCAATACATAACCTTTGTTGTTGTCCACCTGATAAGCTCGCACCTGAACGATTAAGATTATCTTTCACTTCATTCCATAGTCCAACTTTTTTCAAATATACTTCGGCTATTTCATTTAATAATTTTTTATCTCTTATACCATTGTATCTTAAACCTGCAACTACATTGTTTATAATTGACATTGTAGGAAAAGGATTTGGTTTTTGAAAAACCATTCCAATATTTCTT
This is a stretch of genomic DNA from Rosettibacter firmus. It encodes these proteins:
- a CDS encoding DMT family transporter, which produces MNDSSRKKSIHFLGEGALLLMTVIWGGTFVIVKESLSDISTMLFITIRFSIASLIVFLILLIKKREINKNAFMGGIFLGLFLFLGFLFQTIGLKYTTATKSGFITGSLVVMVPFLQLIIEKKIPTKGAMIGTILVFTGILFLSSSGSSINNFISEFGNSFNIGDALTLICALFFALHVVYMDIISPKHDFWILFFSQLITVSFFALMMSIFFHFSSLELLTIKLTPNLWTGILYTSLLATCVNFGLQTKFQKVVSPTKAGIIYSFEPVFAALFAFFLLKEKFSNFVLLGSALIFSGLIVSEIFDSVYLNFFNNKNGKH
- the era gene encoding GTPase Era, with product MAVKAGFVSIIGKPNVGKSTLMNALIGEKLSITTSKPQTTRKKIIGILSTENYQIIFQDTPGILNPEYLLQERMLEYVVSAAKDADLILFMIDVHNDPTGEKTLSDEKVFEILKDKKIKKILLINKVDLVSQQVVENLINSLSEKKFFEKIIPISATEGYNLQNVIDTIVEYLPEHPKYYPDDQLSDENERFFVSEIIREKIFEMYHEEVPYSTEVVVEEFKERSKGKDYIRAVIIVEKDSQKPIIIGKDGELIKKLGKLSRESIERFLQREVYLELFVKVREKWRSKPNLLKAFGYVPPEE
- a CDS encoding DUF58 domain-containing protein; protein product: MLKKTDIKSFLDPSIIAKIENLELRARMIVEGFMIGLHRSPYHGFSVEFSEHRPYMQGDSLKNLDWKVYAKREKFFIKQYEEETNLICHIFLDASNSMNFKYNAQVTKLEYAITLAAALSYIMINQQDAVGLATYSDHVHSFLPPKSNNVYLKTLFLELLKVNPSGKTLTSKCIDPLVNKINKRGLTIIISDFFDFTQPQQDNIKTDMFDSIMKTLKHIHYKKNEVIVFQILDPVEKNFNFDRDSIFVDIETGEEITTQPYFIQKAYQESMQEFINRFKTECLNYGIEYNLLETTTPFDKALLSYFSKRSKLF
- a CDS encoding tetratricopeptide repeat protein, with translation MKVKLYLPVLALLFLINCTQKSDKEYFDKIMLSIKEKKYTEALSEMEKLLEKYPESKLSPQAIYEIAKLYHSNLIPNLGKEESLRKAIDCYKKIFSNYKNFPEAERALFVTGFIFANELNKLDSAKYYYELFLKNFNNSELTNSVKLELENLGKSPEEILTKKMNSNAKKN
- the hydE gene encoding [FeFe] hydrogenase H-cluster radical SAM maturase HydE, whose product is MNLEKILYKDELSKEEIIFLLNLSDERDLQKLFNRADEVRAKYCGDEVHLRGIIDFSNYCEQNCLYCGLRADNTKLQRYRMSPEEIIETAKQIINSGIFTIVLQSGEDNYYDTDLIAYIIYSIKQIADVAITLSLGERGFDEYQTWRIAGADRYLLKHETANPKLYSIYHLHQQLNERIAHLKFLKKLGYQVGSGNMIGLPMQTIEDIADDILLCKELDLDMAAFGPFIPSPFTPYRNKKPASVELTLKTMAVARIVLKSVHIPATTALATIDEDGRIKGLKAGANVVMPDFTPFPYREQYQIYANRKCMSDDPKSCRSCLQLQIESIGRKISTSRGDSLKMHLNS
- the hydG gene encoding [FeFe] hydrogenase H-cluster radical SAM maturase HydG, whose translation is MEFINEDYIFSLLKDESLKEKELQKDIIQKAKEAKGLTLRESAALLNIEDKELLEELFYTAKEVKEKIYGSRLVLFAPLYVTNACVNNCLYCAFRRDNKELKRKTLSIEEIKGETEFLVKQGHKRILLVAGESLKNSSLDYIGEAIRTMYEVHINGGNIRRINVNVAPLSIDGFKTLKSFGIGTYQCFQETYHYETYVKMHPDGPKKDFAWRLYAMDRALQAGIDDVGIGALFGLTDYKFETLAMLSHAFNLDEKYGIGPHTISVPRLEPALNAPVSHKPPFAVDDLSFKKIVAVLRLAVPYTGIILSTRERPELRRELFSLGVSQISAGSRTSPGAYRESQESLNEYEMQQFQLGDHRSLDEVVRDCCQLGFLPSFCTACYRSQRTGDRFMEFAKSGTIHFMCSPNALSTFKEYIIDYASEETKKIANDFIQKEIEKLDGPTKTKAIKMIERVDAGERDVYF
- a CDS encoding S66 peptidase family protein → MGIVKPERLRTGDVIGIISPASSPDDLSKIDKGVSYLEKLGYRVEVGKNVGKQRGYLAGTDEERLSDLHEMFKNKNIKAIFTLRGGYGSTRLLNKIDYKIIRNNPKIFVGHSDINALQLAFYTKCELITFSGPMVAVDFQDEIDPFTEEFFWRVITSNKKIGKIQNPKGEKFFVLSKGKTQGKILGGNLTLLTSLMGTEYFPQLKGSILVLEDINEEPYRIDRMLNQLKLAKVFEQISGVILGDFINCYEHDPDKKTLTLNEVILDYFGKMKMPVLYNVRYGHVKEKITFPFGVKCSLNSSNSSIEILDSAVK
- the phoU gene encoding phosphate signaling complex protein PhoU; this encodes MQQHFMNEIESLKTNLIRMASLVDEQVERVINALETGNVEMCKGIKAKDIEIDAYDNLIQVQCENLLALFQPVAADLRFIISAMMINNQLERCGDIAVNIAQRIKKTKDYNSLIIESQINEMGKQARLMLKQAIDSFIYGDSQLAENVIKNDEIVDNLNKQAFKLLVSKMQADPNLIEPAAHLIVLTRHIERLADHATNIAEDLVFYVEAKIVTHQKKLQKLEKKSED
- the pstB gene encoding phosphate ABC transporter ATP-binding protein PstB; its protein translation is MSVDNYKIKVNNLNLYYGKLKALNNVSINIKEKKVTALIGPSGCGKSTFLRCLNRMNDLIENVKIEGDVIIDEKNIYKDRIDVVELRKRIGMIFQKSNPFPMSIYDNVAYGPKINGIRNKDKLDEIVENSLRKAALWDEVKDNLKKSGLSLSGGQQQRLCIARALAVEPEILLMDEPASALDPISTTKIEDLIFELKENYTIVIVTHNMQQASRVSDYTAFFYMGNLIEYGETVKIFTAPEKKQTDDYIRGRFG
- the pstB gene encoding phosphate ABC transporter ATP-binding protein PstB; amino-acid sequence: MIETNEISQILSTYKISQKKFEEIIKIEKLSAYFGEIKALDEISLSIPKNNVTAIIGPSGCGKSTFLRCLNKMHQEIGGTTSGKIYYKGIDLDEIDPVILRRNIGMVFQKPNPFPTMSIINNVVAGLRYNGIRDKKLLNEIAEVYLKKVGLWNEVKDNLNRSGASLSGGQQQRLCIARTLAVNPDVILMDEPTSALDPIATIKIEDLIYELKKDYTIIIVTHNMQQAARISDYTAFFYLGRLIEFSDTKKIFTNPDHKQTEEYISGRFG